From one Bacteroidia bacterium genomic stretch:
- a CDS encoding menaquinone biosynthesis protein has protein sequence MKLVKISAISYLNTKPFVYGIEHSGILNDYEMQFDIPSACAEKLLNNQVDIGIVPVAIIPLLKEAHILTDFCIGAVGAVNSVVLYSCVPLQEIETVELDYQSRTSVMLTKILAKNFWKINPTWINAEKNYEENFSGKRAGVVIGDRTFALKNKYPFTYDLSEEWMKFTGLPFVFACWVANKKLPEKFISEFSQAIKYGIEHRKELILELQKINFYATDVKHYLMKSISYELDASKKKALDLFLSYLKK, from the coding sequence ATGAAACTTGTAAAAATATCAGCTATTTCTTATTTGAATACGAAGCCGTTTGTGTACGGAATTGAGCATTCTGGCATTTTGAATGATTATGAAATGCAATTTGATATTCCTTCGGCTTGTGCCGAAAAATTACTGAACAATCAAGTAGATATTGGCATTGTTCCTGTGGCGATTATTCCGCTTTTAAAAGAAGCTCATATTTTGACAGATTTTTGTATTGGAGCTGTTGGCGCGGTAAATTCGGTGGTTTTGTATAGTTGCGTTCCTTTGCAGGAAATTGAAACGGTGGAATTGGATTATCAATCCAGAACTTCGGTGATGTTGACGAAAATATTAGCCAAAAATTTCTGGAAGATAAATCCGACGTGGATAAATGCTGAAAAAAATTACGAAGAAAACTTTTCTGGAAAACGTGCTGGAGTTGTTATTGGCGATCGCACTTTTGCGCTTAAAAATAAATATCCTTTTACGTATGATTTAAGCGAAGAATGGATGAAATTTACCGGATTGCCTTTTGTTTTCGCGTGTTGGGTGGCGAATAAAAAGCTTCCTGAAAAATTTATTTCTGAATTTTCTCAAGCTATCAAATACGGAATTGAACATCGAAAAGAATTAATTTTGGAGCTTCAAAAAATTAATTTTTACGCCACCGATGTAAAGCATTATTTGATGAAATCCATCAGCTACGAATTGGATGCGTCCAAGAAAAAAGCATTGGATTTATTTTTATCCTATTTGAAAAAATAA
- a CDS encoding energy transducer TonB encodes MKKIVWILFLFVGFQSVKAQSTQNKLHKPSTVCYMDTSNTPKTLNTGKPYIIVEQMPTFPGGQDSLTSYLKKHTVYPYSAKTKKIEGTIYVSFVISDKGTISQVKILRGITNALELDAEALKVIKEMPNWIPPKQDGKNVATQMSLPIKFILRDNK; translated from the coding sequence ATGAAAAAAATTGTGTGGATACTTTTTCTTTTTGTTGGATTTCAATCTGTAAAAGCGCAAAGCACGCAGAACAAATTACATAAGCCATCCACAGTTTGCTACATGGACACATCTAACACACCGAAAACATTGAACACAGGCAAACCCTATATAATCGTAGAACAAATGCCAACATTTCCAGGCGGACAAGATTCATTGACAAGTTATTTAAAGAAGCATACAGTTTATCCTTATTCTGCAAAGACAAAAAAAATTGAAGGCACTATTTATGTTTCCTTTGTTATTTCAGATAAAGGAACAATATCACAAGTGAAAATTTTAAGAGGAATTACAAATGCGCTCGAGTTAGATGCTGAAGCACTAAAAGTGATAAAAGAAATGCCGAATTGGATTCCTCCAAAACAAGATGGTAAAAATGTAGCGACTCAAATGAGTTTACCTATCAAATTTATTTTAAGGGATAATAAATAG
- a CDS encoding ion channel codes for MFNHEKHSSSKKKVANDLGFGLNSAINGKRALNKDGSFNVVRKGVPFFQSFEVFHKLIAMSWLKFNFLVFAFYTFANLFFAVLYWQVGVSELSGIDGTTAFEKFMNVFFFSAQTLTTLGYGKMAPIQIESSMIASIESMVGLLGFALATGLLYGRFSRPVAKIMYSKNALIAPYKDSTAFEFRMINGRSNQLIEVEMEVILFINNKHTKTREYLLLPLERDRLSLFPMNWTIVHHVDEKSPLYEITEKELLERDAEFIILLKAFDDSFSQTIYSRHSYMADELIWGQKFANMLSISETGMRILHIDKLNETSV; via the coding sequence ATGTTTAATCACGAAAAGCATTCTTCATCCAAAAAAAAAGTAGCCAACGATTTAGGTTTCGGACTTAATTCGGCAATCAACGGAAAGCGTGCGCTCAATAAAGACGGCAGTTTCAATGTTGTTCGAAAAGGCGTTCCGTTTTTCCAATCGTTCGAAGTATTTCACAAATTAATTGCCATGTCCTGGCTAAAATTTAATTTTTTGGTCTTTGCTTTTTACACTTTTGCTAATTTATTTTTTGCTGTTTTGTATTGGCAAGTAGGTGTTAGTGAGCTTTCCGGAATTGACGGAACAACTGCTTTCGAAAAATTTATGAATGTTTTCTTTTTCAGTGCACAAACTCTTACTACGCTTGGTTACGGGAAAATGGCACCAATTCAAATCGAATCGAGTATGATTGCTTCTATAGAATCTATGGTTGGTTTATTGGGTTTTGCATTGGCAACAGGCTTGCTGTACGGACGTTTTTCACGACCAGTGGCAAAAATTATGTATAGCAAAAATGCACTTATTGCACCGTATAAAGATTCTACCGCATTTGAGTTTCGAATGATTAACGGACGAAGTAATCAGTTGATAGAAGTGGAAATGGAAGTGATACTTTTTATCAATAATAAGCATACGAAAACACGTGAATATTTGCTCTTGCCCTTGGAACGCGATCGGCTTAGCCTTTTTCCGATGAATTGGACAATTGTGCATCACGTGGATGAAAAAAGTCCTTTGTATGAAATTACCGAAAAAGAATTATTGGAGCGCGATGCCGAATTTATCATTCTTCTGAAAGCCTTTGACGACAGCTTTTCTCAGACTATTTATTCGCGCCATTCATACATGGCTGATGAACTTATTTGGGGACAAAAATTCGCAAATATGTTAAGCATTTCAGAAACAGGAATGCGTATTTTGCACATTGATAAATTAAATGAAACGTCCGTTTAA
- a CDS encoding DUF2851 family protein, producing MTEELLHHIWKFRLFDTQNLVLESGEKLEILNVGSHNTDAGPDFFNARIKIGNTLWAGNVELHINASDWYKHGHQQNKAYDNIVLHVVFDADVIVNRNSGEAFPTLVLKNKINPRYLSNYDYLKSAKVEISCEKIFFETDIFVLNNWLDRLMIERLEQKSEMITRYLKLNHNDWEETFYQFLARNFGFKINADAFELLAKSLPNAYLAKHKNNLFQIEALLFGQAGFLEKKFSDDYPQQLQKEYFFLKKKFRLQNLEPHLWKMLRLRPVNFPTVRLAQFAKLISISSHLFSKIMETETLEEIEKLLTVETSDYWKTHFHFEKKSRKQTKKLGKMAIENIVINTLVPFLFVYGKHKSEEEFVERALTFLQKTNPEKNHITETWKKLGMKMENAFVSQASIQLKNDYCSQKKCLQCAVGNYLLKKDS from the coding sequence ATGACGGAAGAATTGCTGCACCATATTTGGAAATTTCGCTTGTTTGATACTCAAAATTTAGTGTTGGAATCAGGCGAAAAATTAGAAATTCTAAATGTCGGATCACACAATACAGATGCTGGTCCGGATTTTTTTAATGCGCGTATTAAAATTGGAAACACGCTTTGGGCGGGTAATGTGGAGCTTCATATCAATGCTTCGGATTGGTACAAACACGGTCATCAACAAAATAAAGCCTACGATAATATTGTGCTGCACGTGGTTTTTGATGCAGATGTTATTGTAAATAGAAACAGCGGAGAAGCTTTTCCTACATTGGTTTTGAAGAATAAAATAAATCCTCGTTATTTAAGTAATTACGATTATTTGAAATCCGCAAAAGTAGAAATATCTTGTGAAAAAATATTTTTTGAAACAGATATTTTTGTGTTGAATAATTGGTTGGATCGTTTGATGATAGAGCGTTTGGAACAAAAATCGGAAATGATTACGCGCTATTTAAAATTAAATCACAACGATTGGGAAGAGACATTTTACCAATTTTTGGCGCGTAATTTTGGTTTCAAAATCAATGCAGATGCGTTTGAATTACTCGCTAAATCCTTGCCAAATGCCTATTTGGCGAAACACAAAAATAATTTATTTCAGATAGAAGCTTTGTTGTTCGGTCAAGCCGGATTTTTAGAAAAAAAATTCTCGGACGATTATCCGCAGCAATTGCAAAAAGAATATTTTTTCTTGAAAAAAAAATTCCGACTCCAAAATTTAGAACCACATTTATGGAAAATGTTGCGCCTGCGTCCTGTTAATTTCCCGACTGTTCGTTTGGCACAATTCGCAAAGTTGATAAGCATTTCATCGCATTTATTTTCAAAAATAATGGAAACAGAAACGCTGGAAGAAATTGAAAAACTACTGACTGTTGAAACGAGCGACTATTGGAAAACACATTTTCATTTCGAGAAAAAATCGCGGAAGCAAACGAAAAAGCTCGGTAAAATGGCAATTGAAAATATCGTCATTAACACGCTTGTTCCTTTCTTGTTTGTGTATGGAAAACATAAAAGCGAAGAGGAATTTGTGGAGCGAGCTTTGACCTTTCTTCAAAAAACAAATCCTGAAAAAAATCACATCACGGAAACGTGGAAAAAATTGGGAATGAAAATGGAGAATGCTTTTGTATCACAGGCTTCCATTCAATTGAAAAATGATTATTGCAGCCAAAAAAAATGTTTGCAATGCGCCGTCGGAAATTATTTGTTGAAGAAAGATTCATAA